A section of the Deinococcus hopiensis KR-140 genome encodes:
- a CDS encoding AraC family transcriptional regulator translates to MVRPGTSPVDPREWLRPSADGSWPIETLLDDVPGVVFYVKDALGRYVSINDTLRQRCGARHKSEVLGRTAAEVFAGEPGRRFKEQDERTLQEGRQMRDVLELYVGPRGEPIWCLTHKVPVFSADGAVVGVAGVSRDVPPLSERREGYARVADALAFMQAHYAQPLRIRELAARAGVSGDSFERLVRRVCHVSPKQYLLRVRLDAAVRLLRESDRSVAEVAHDCGYSDHSAFSRKFREVSGITPQTYRQRLRSGELQL, encoded by the coding sequence ATGGTGCGTCCTGGTACGTCTCCTGTCGATCCCCGGGAGTGGCTTCGTCCGTCTGCAGACGGCAGCTGGCCCATAGAGACGCTCCTCGACGATGTGCCGGGCGTGGTCTTCTATGTCAAGGATGCGCTGGGCCGGTACGTCAGCATCAACGACACCCTCAGGCAACGGTGTGGCGCGCGGCACAAGAGCGAAGTGCTGGGGCGCACCGCGGCCGAAGTGTTTGCCGGGGAACCGGGCAGGCGATTTAAGGAGCAAGACGAGCGTACCCTGCAGGAGGGCCGCCAGATGCGGGACGTGCTGGAGTTGTACGTTGGGCCGCGGGGTGAGCCCATCTGGTGCCTGACGCACAAGGTTCCCGTGTTTTCTGCGGACGGCGCGGTGGTCGGCGTGGCCGGCGTGTCGCGCGACGTTCCGCCGCTGAGTGAGCGGCGTGAGGGGTACGCCCGGGTGGCGGACGCGCTGGCGTTCATGCAGGCGCATTACGCGCAGCCCCTCCGGATCCGCGAATTGGCAGCCCGTGCTGGAGTCTCCGGCGACAGCTTCGAACGGCTGGTCCGCCGGGTGTGTCACGTCTCTCCCAAGCAGTACCTGCTGCGGGTCCGGCTGGACGCCGCGGTCCGGCTGCTGCGGGAGTCAGACCGCTCGGTCGCGGAGGTGGCGCATGACTGCGGGTACAGCGATCACAGCGCCTTCAGCCGGAAGTTTCGGGAGGTCAGCGGCATCACGCCCCAGACCTACCGCCAGCGTCTGCGCAGCGGGGAACTGCAGCTGTAG